The Gossypium hirsutum isolate 1008001.06 chromosome D07, Gossypium_hirsutum_v2.1, whole genome shotgun sequence genome includes the window aatcattttataggAAAAATGGCTAATTTTATGTTTATCTGTAAGTCATTTTCCAATGACCAAACTGTTttctataaaacaaatataaaaaaatagagaaaatattttctgtaaaaaattttacatgtaaataaacattaaatatttttatattaaatgcaTACGAGAGAAGGCATATGTAGAACATggtcttaaattattttaaatactgctTACTGatctataaagaaaaatataggtGTTAAATATCACTCTAAAATATGTCATCAATCATAATTTTATGTTACCTTCTAATCCTTCGCCAagttttctaatattatttcttttccAGAATTTTTCAGTTAAAATTCAGGAAAATGTGAGAAATAAAAAACAGTGAATTCAAAATAAAtcttatctttctttcttttttattctcattttcaattttttcgtcTTTAAGAAAGATTTTAATTGTTGcatttatttgaattaatatggtttctttttagttaaatttaaaaattacaatctGCTTTGAGATTATGTACTTTTtgtgtatatttagaatttaatctctacattttttatttttaagaatttaccctctctattttttgaatttaaaaatttaggtccaaTTATTAATATCGTTAAAATTATTGGTGTCAagtaccaattttttttttttaaaaatctcgGTAGCCAAATGAGAAAAAAGTATTGTAATGGACATGAATTTAATAGAGAATTTTAACGGTGTTAATATTCCTAAAATTCACATTagtattttaattagaataaagtaTCTAGACTAAGTAATGACAATATAAACGTTGAGgtatcaaattatattaaaaaaattagagtataaaaattaaatcttaaatttaagcataatataggggccaaaaattaaaatttgatatttttatataatctaaaaaGATAGAGAGATTAGAATTGAAATTTATCCATATATTAACAATGTAATAAAAAGTCATGATAGCCCTAGGCCTTCCTTTTGTATACATCACCTGGAGTTTAAAAAAACTCCACAAATGATTTATGAGATAGTTATCCcccaaaaagaaaacaattaaaaaagtaaaaatattttagtaaaatttttattttggtctcAACATGAGAAATTAGTCCATTTAGCATAATTTGTTGTTATTCATTAGTATAATTTTAACACTATTAACAAGTTTTATTAGTTAATTGATGTGGGTTTTTTAAGGTTGAAGCTGGAAATTGTGTGTCATTTAAAAAGTGATATTatagttaataaaattaattttttagtgttttaaggTTTCAAAGGAATTTTTTAATGGTGTAAGTGAACTGGATTACGAAAATTAAATTACAATCAAGAGAAATGATTGTATAAAATTGTAATTCCACGTCATCTCTATTCTTTTTTAATGGAAGCatggtaaattatatttttcttcctaatttttagtttttttcacctaaaataatttaaatccaactaaaaatactaaaaattatgatgaaaaatctgatttgtcatgcTCCTATTGAAAAGATATAGAGATTACgtgaaatcataatttcatataatccCTTCTCCTACAACCAataagaaagttaaaaaatttaaaaaaaaattaaatgctgAAGTTGAAACAAAACTATTAAGTTCGACAACTTTTTTTCGTAATGATATATGATCACATAAGTTGACAATATATGATCTGTGATCacttattgttgttattatgatTCCCCCCCCCCCCTAAAGATAGGGGACCATAAACAACCCATACCCTTTAGTTTCCAATAATTTTTAGAGCGAGAGAAATCGAAATCACATAGTTACATGTGACGGGCATgggatttttttaagaaaatattggtgtgtgaatttttccatcttttaACCGGTTTGTCTAATGATTTTTAAatgtttgggtttaattttgtttCCCTTTCAACAATCTGTAATCTAATCAGGCTGATCATTTGTACCCCTCAGCACCCACCACTAGTACTAAAGCAGGCCAATTTTTGAgagtgaaaataaataaataaataaaaccaatgtACGCCCCCACCCCTCCTTGACAGCCTCCTCTTCCCCGTTTTTGTTTCCCTATAAAGCAGCTTCTATGCAGTTTATACATTGCTACCATAGCAATGCTCCATCAAAAGGTCTTGCCTTATTCTTCTTCCTTTTCATCGTACTACTCTGTGTTTTTAGGTCATGGAAAAGCCTTCCCACATCACAAGTCTTTGAGATCTGGCTATCAAGCAATTTCCACGGAGAAGTCCTGATCATGCTTTTCCACAGCTTTCTTGAACTTTCTTTGAGTACTAACTCCGTCTtaagggagaaagaaaaagaaaaaaacataacatTTGCTAGCGCACCATGGAAGCTCAAGAAAGCTGTGGGAAAACATGATGGCAATTCAGGACTAGGTTTCTCCAacaaaagaaggaagaaaaacgCTCCGTTTCTCTTTATCTGCAAACAGACCATGGTACGtaagcattattattattatgaaagtGTTCTCTTTTTGTCTGAATTAAGATGGCAATTTCTTTCAGCTTTTCCTCGGAGAAAAGTTTTGCTGATACTGAATTATATGGTAGGttctttgtacttttattattattatctggtCTCGAAAAGAAAGTGCCTCCGCATATATTATTGAATATAGGGATTTCCAAGCTTCATGCCATGCATGGGCATGGACATGGAGAGAATATTTTATATCAccttttattcatatatatatatatgaaatggatTAAGTTATTAATGATTTAACCtacatatattaatataccaCTTTTTATGTTTTGATATTTGAAGAATAAAAATTTCACACTCACCAACATGAATTTTTACTTTCACTCAACTACTCAATCGCTAAATGTAGACTTGttaaaaacatgtaataaaatcaTGATATAATGTATGTGTGTCTTATATAATGATTGGTGGATTCAGTGTCACATcaggaaaaaaatcaaaaagttatttttccaaaaattaaaagaataaataatgtgaaagagagagaaaaataaatgaatatggTGATTTCATTCTTTTTTAGTGAAGTGGAAACGGCCGACCTCGGCCCAACACAATCCACGCTCCCATcaccctctctctctctctctcaataaTTTTTATTCTATCTTATTTATAAAATCTTGaatctaaaattaatttttttttcataaagttTTTGATGCATGCATCAAATCGTACTCGGATGCTTAATTGGGTCAACGTAGTGATGGATTTAATCTCTTTAAAtgtataattactcaatttaagTAAAGATAAATTTAATCGCACAAGAATTTATGACAAACGAATTTAACAAGTATTAAGGAGAAAagatttagttttaaaaaaatcacaaatttgattCTTAGAAATCTTGATATCCAAAATTAAGAATCGTGGATGTGAAGTTGTGAACATgcttaattcaattttaaaattttaaaaaaaattaaaaatattctatgtTTGGAATTTAGtgcctaaattttcaaattataaattcattaattttggAGGAATTCCATAAGATTTTGTGATTTTAGCACGTCAAGAACATCAAAAATTAAGAAGTCGAGTTGTTTTGTAGTTTTTTGGGATTTTGagtaaacttaatttttttttatttgattcttaGTTTTAGAATTTCTTTTGTGTTAGTAGGAATGAAGAAGTTGCACTATCCTAACTTTCGTGTGTCTTAATTTATTTTGCGTCGAGTTTTCCTTGACTTCTTAGAGCTTAGGATACATTTTGCTAGCAAATGACTTTccttaattttgaatatattttgagcTAAATTGAAACTTTGAGAATTAACAAGCttagaatatattttttttcttcgatccttagaatgcaaacccatttttAAAGTTAACAGTGAGGTTTGCTTGATTGAGTGTTTGTGATTTTAGACCTTATCACAACGGTTGGCAATACACGTAACTGTTATtatgagaaagaagaaaaaaaagtcgCCACTTACCTTGGAAGACGTAGCTAGTATGTGCATTAAAAATACAAATGATCTGAATGAATTGAAAGATGAGGTTGAAAAGAAACTTTGTAATACCCATACTTAGATTGACAATCTTACACTTGAGATGCGTCCTATGCAGTGCAGTATGAATGAACAATTTCGTGTTCTTCCTCATCAACAGCATAATTCATCTCATTCAAATCATAATACTGAAATTGCTCCTCGTTGTGGTCGTAACACTCGTACTAATACTTTTGATGATAAGGTGACCAATGCTCGTAACGGATAGTCTTCTTTGGTAAAACtgaatatttttattctttcttttaaggTAAACAAGATCCGGATGCTTACTACAAGTGGGAACGATGAGTTCAATTGATGCTTGCTTATTATCATTGTCTAGATGATGAGAAAGTACAGTTAGCAGCACCTGAATTCATCAATTATGCCCTAAATTGGTGGACTCAACTTTCCGTGACCAGTGTCAAAATCATGAATGTCTGATCAACACATGGGATTAAATGAAACACGTAATGACAAAACAATTTGTGCCTTCTTTCTATCATCATGAGAATCATAAAAAACCTCAACGTCTCACACAAGGTACGAAATAtgttgatgaatattttaaagggATGGAAATATTATTGATTCGTGCTTAACTTACATGAGGATGAGGATGTTACTATGGTACAAATTCAAATTGGGTTAAATTAGAATATCCAACACTTACTTGAAGAACAGAACTCTGTCGATATTCAGGATTTGCTTCAAAAAGAAATCTTATTTGAAGAACAATTGAAACAAGGTAGTACTTATCAAAATGCATCTATGGTAAATTCGCAAAATTCAATTTCTTCCCCTACTTTTAAGGGTTTGAAATATTCCACGGGCTTTGGGACTTACTCTTGGTCCACTCACAATACTCAACCTCAATGTTTTGGAAAACATGCGGTAAATTCACAAGGTACACCATCTAATTCTAAGTTTTCCACTACGTCATCTTCGTCTACTATTCCTACTGGTAGGCAATGTGCTCGTGAGGTTAAACGTTTTAAATGTAATGGTTGTGGATACCTTAGCTGTGATTGTCTTAATCGTCGCTTGATGATAAGCTATGGACATCTTAGATGTAGACATCTTGAGTCGACAATCTGCCGCCAGCTATGAAACTTGCCTGGTAGAGCACTGTACATAGGCTAATCGGCTTTAATTCAGAACTAAATTCCGATCCCACAGTTTTTGGAATAAGGACGAGAAGTGTACTATTATGATTTTAGTCCTTGAAAACAAAATCTGTTTCTTTCAAAAACAGCCCAGAATTCCCAGATTTTTATTAGTCAGgcattttttcttaaatttccagattttaaaatatttacaatttaatccctataacaTCAATTCTTATCGCATAATGttctcttttctaatttttcaaatcaaaaaccataaataacaattaatatattaaaatttcagattttcacatttcaactcttaaattttgaacttttataaatttcttaaatttaatcctttttatgatttagtccttacttCAAATCATTATCGCACAACATATTACTTGTTTTAACTTCCTTCAATATCCAATACATATGTTTTCGAGTTTATACTTCTTACAATCAAGGGGGCTTTAGGGACTGGCCTCAAACTTAGGGATAAGTTCTCCCTGAAGACCGAAGCTACATCCACTCGACGAGTTGATTCCCCCTGGTAATTGTCTTCCATAGGAGCTGCTCTGTGCTTCTCCTTAATCCAACCTAGTTTCAATTAATCTCGGTTTAAAACGAGAGAGGGCATTAACTTGAGTAGCTGCCCGAGCACTAAAGAGGAACCACCAGCAATGCCATTCTTTGTTGGTTTGACAGCTTATGGGCTTCAGAAAGCACCTTCGGCCAGCCACCATTATTCCTCTTCCTTTGGACCTGTCACCGAATTTCTTAGTTGGCCCAGGCGCCTTAGCCTTGAAAGTTAATTCCTTGCTCTCAAGGTCATTAATAGCAAATCCTTTTATTTACGCCGTCTTCATTAGTGCTATGAATTTCCATATGCTGCTCTCTATCAAGGACCGAAATTCGGGAGCCACCTTCATTAACGCCATGATTTCCTAATTTTTTATCTTGTCCATTATTCGATTtccttctattctttctttccaCAATCATCCAAGATCCAAAGTTCTCCTCCTCCACTCTCCGGTGTAAGTCCGCCGTTGGTGAAGCATTCCGTTCCGCAGGCTCATCGTTAACCTCAGCATTCATTTTATGCAGACATATATCCTGGATATGTCCATAATGACCACAACCAAAGCAGACAGTTGGAAGTCTTTCATATTCAACACGCTGAAGATTCCCATCAATCATGATTTTTGATATTAACGGAGCAGAAAGATCAATACTAATTGTCATCCTAGCGAATCGACCCCGCGAGCCATTATCAGTATTATAGTCGATCATTATAACCTATCCATACCTATAATAGCCATAAAGATACTTTTCTTATACATGGTGCAAGATAAGCCAGGCAATCTGATCCACACCATGACTCTACGAGGATAAACTTTATCAGTGGAAAACGTAGGTGACCAAGGTTGTACAGTTAAGTACTGCACGTAAATGATCCAGGGACCCTCCGTCAGAACTTTCGAATAATCCTCCTCATCTTTGAATCTGACCAGATAATAGTCAATCAGGTCATCGTCCCGACAACGAACCTTCATGGTAGCTCTCTCAACTCCAAGGTTAGAAGACACCGGCAGAGAAAAACCATTAGAATCCATAGGTGAATAGGTATTTAAAACAGTAGttcttttaacattaaaaaaaaaaatggggTACTTACTATAAAAGGAGTGTATATATAAATAGATAGATACCGAATACAAAATCATTGTCAGAGAAGCTAACCGCAAGATCCCAGTAATGAGCAACAAAagcaatataaaaaataataataagacatataacataaaaaaaaaaaatagaagcccAGAGATACATTGTTTTATTTATACTATATTGACACTTAATCCCTTTAGACTAAAGATATTTTGGGGCCGTAGCATTAATAATTACTAATTTTATGTTAATAagtgtttaaaaaatttaaaaattggtaaaaaatcaaatatatatttcgTATATTGATAGGTTAAAGCCAAGATAAAACAATCTAATTAATAAAGATGTTCTTCTATCCATATTCACTATAATATAAAAGTTCAAACTCACACATCTATATACACTACACTACCACGCAGACAAATTTATATATTGAGTCATGGTCTCAAAATATGGATGAATTCCATTCAACCAATGAACTTACTACTCGAATTctccatatttatttaatagtcttaaattttttttaattttatagttagttgaaatttaaatctaaattttaattatctaaaaaaataaatttaaattaatttaaaataatttcaatctTATTCTAAATTATTTCACTAAAGCAAATACTGAATGGAGAAGTGAGAGAGGGAAACTGAAATCTCTTGTACACATTTGAAAACACATGTCATCAGGTGTTTTCAGTTTTCCACTGTGATTATATTCTTGTACGTTTAAATTCATGCTATTGCTCTCATGACTTTTTAACTTGGGTGGAGAGAATTTAACTTGTAGTTGTGTACTATTTTACTCGAACTTGGTGTTGAATATCTTATTCGAGTTTATATACgttcaattttaaaattcttcattTATATCAAGAGAAATAAAGGGCATAGATGGTACTTATAAGCAATGAATTAATGTCCATAGGATACAACTGGCGCCAGTGAAAGAGATAAAATAGTAGAGCAGAGCAGAGGTGATTAGAATTTTGAACCAACGGGACGGAATGGCAGTAAGGACAAAGTGATAGGGAAATAGCAGGGCAAAGCAATAATTCCGCCCCCATGTGTTGGGGAAAATTTTTGAGTCACGTCGCTTTTGATGCATAACTCTTTGTTTTAAAACCATTGGAGCTAATGGCATTAGGACAACAAATGAAACTACGAGAATGCTGGGGCCGTCTTTGCCCCTATTTTATCTTGATTGCGATAGTGCACCACCCAACAACGATAAATGGCAACTTTGTTGACCATCAAGATCAAAaggaatatacatatatatatataggactCTTGTAGGAGCCAAAGTGAACCCCTCATCATTATTACACTTTCTAATTTCTAAGCCTTCAAAATCCCATTCCTTGGTTGTGAAAGCTTTGATTGAGTGAAGCCTTCTATACTTCACCTTTGCTTCTTTGTTGACAGTTTTCTAAGGTTCTTCACACAAACTAAGCTGCTAGAATAGGTTTCTCATTGatgaattaatcaaataaatgGTGGATTGGAAAGTATGAACAAAATTTGTCAGTGGTTTCTCTGCAAAAAATCACTATCCCATTTCACTTTCGACCATAAAAACCAGGCTGACCTACTCATATCATTTAACTACGTCATGGTGTCATACAAATACGAAAACAGCATTATGCAAATAAATGGTATAATTTTGTACGTGAAACATGCACATGCCAAAGGAGATGAGTAAAAGGTTCACAATTCAAAAGATTGGTAAATGCTCTCTCTCTCAATATATTGACAGTGCAAAAGGTATTAAGAAATACTATAAAACCGGACCAAAAGAGAGCTGAAAAGACGGCAAGAATAAAACAATAAAACTAGCCATATGACTAATGTTGCAGCAATTGAAGTAGTGTAGATACCAGCTGATAAGTTTACCAAGTAGACATTCACAGAACACAAGGCAAATAACAGCTTTTGATCTCTCTATCTTTCATTTCCTAAAGCTACGAGAATTATATAACTTTTTGAATAATGGCAGCTAGGTTGTCCAGTAGCAGTATAttagtttaattacaaatttGATCACAAAATCTTTTCTTTATGATACAATAATAATGCCAGCACAACACTTTAAACAAATAATGACTTGAGATATTAATTAGACTGATAGAAAGAGATTAAGTTGTCAGTCATAATTCTCACATTTATATTTTAGTTCACTGAATCTAGTAAATTACATCATtaataaactattttaatttttttaaaaatatcttaatGTAGTTGACATAAGTGATTTTGTGATTTATATTAAAGTTATGCTATGTTAGCTGACCCATGATAGGAGCCATATGCTCCATGCATGTTACTTGAATCATAAAGTAATTATTAAAAACAAGGAAATACCAAACAAAAGGAGCaatgaatgattaaaatatttaagtaatCAAAATTAGTTGGTGGCATTAAGACATGCATGAATGGATATATAATTAGAAGTATATGAGATGATCTGTAAAAGAAGTTGAACAATCGAGTTGGCCTCTGATCATAACTGGATCAATTCAACTTTCTCGTGAACATCTGCGAATACAGCTAAGTTAAACAGCAAAATTTCCATTCCTGGCAGCCTTTAAAATAATCTCACCACGCTAGTAGATCCACTTGAAGCTCACCAACATTCAGATCTGATTTTCAAACATCCCCACTACTTTCAAGACTAGATATATAACATGTCTTAGGATAATCTACAACCCCTTTTTCTTGCAGCTAAGCATTGTTGAAAAACAACATATTTTATGAAGCAAAAGGGAAAACCCTAACCAGCAGCTAAGTTTCTAATTTCCGTTTGATAAAACCTTCATTCACCTAACGCCTACGCATTCAAATTCATTGGATGAATACAAATAACCATGACAATAAACTTGAGCAATTGGAGATCTCAAATGAGGTATTAGCTAGGGTGGGCTAAAGCCTAATTCCAGTGGTCCATCTACAGCATTCAATATAACTGAAACTTCAAATAATTGCGCCTTATTTGAGTAGTAACCCTATTATAGTTAAAAAGTTCTCCAGAATAATATATAGGCAGTTTTAAGTAGTCAACAATTTTACACTGTAAACAGATTAAAGAGCATGTATTCCCATTAACGAGGGAGCAGTGAGTCATACAGACACTAGCAAAAAGGCAAAAATTTGACTGCTATGGGATCTTTGGTTTTGGAAATGTATGAAAATTGACTGaaagttaaataatatttatggatgCAACTATAGCTACAAATTGTTCAGCTCAGCTGATAACTATGCAAATTTTATCTACAAGTATCAAAGTAAAAGAGATTTTCGAACCTCTCAGGTCTGTGTGGAACCTACACATGGGGGATACACCTACACTTATATAAAACAAAGTCAAAACAATTAACATACAGACGATCCAACAAACTGTGAGAAATATTCAGCAAAGAAAAACTCTATATAGCTGAAGAAAATTCCAAGTACCAAAAACAAAAGCTAtcattctctttctctctcttctaTTACAGTGTTACTGCAGATT containing:
- the LOC121219273 gene encoding uncharacterized protein yields the protein MQFIHCYHSNAPSKGLALFFFLFIVLLCVFRSWKSLPTSQVFEIWLSSNFHGEVLIMLFHSFLELSLSTNSVLREKEKEKNITFASAPWKLKKAVGKHDGNSGLGFSNKRRKKNAPFLFICKQTMVNKIRMLTTSGNDEFN